A region of Oncorhynchus kisutch isolate 150728-3 linkage group LG29, Okis_V2, whole genome shotgun sequence DNA encodes the following proteins:
- the LOC109873822 gene encoding alpha-2,8-sialyltransferase 8E isoform X1, translating to MLRRRMGYADPTSGRDLLGNRSLCFIFICAFGLVTLLQQILYGKNYIKREEMGSVPSSRGQRRGLGGYRCYAPLNGGLYAAIVCKPAQQFSRLKGDETGNWTGPVNFLDDGSLKPARNGKKRCFRQNFQPDSQISVIVTPCLADIKKKKKRSQRYLDSYDGSYDYNSTACKELRQEIMDVKVLTMVKTSELFERWRNLQVCKWQQNMVETNNFKMSLSRCCNAPSFLFTTKRNTPAGTKLRYEVDTSGILPISTEVFKMFPDDMPYSKSQFKKCAVVGNGGIIKNSKCGKDIDSADFVFRCNIPPINEKYSADVGAKTDLVTINPSIITERFQKLEKWRRPFYEVLQNYENSSVVLPAFYNTRNTDVSFRVKYMLDDFDSQRGVFFFHPQYLLNVQRFWTVQGVRAKRLSSGLMLVTAAMELCEEVHLYGFWAFPMNPSGIFITHHYYDNVKPRPGFHAMPHEIFNFMHMHTRGILNVHSGPCT from the exons GGAGGAGATGGGATCTGTCCCATCCAGTAGGGGACAGCGTCGTGGCCTGGGAGGGTACAGGTGCTATGCACCTCTCAACGGTGGCCTATATGCTGCTATTGTCTGTAAACC TGCGCAACAGTTTAGCCGACTCAAAGGAGACGAGACAGGAAATTGGACCGGTCCTGTAAATTTCTTGGATGATGGATCTCTGAAGCCTGCCAGGAATGGGAAGAAAAG ATGTTTCCGTCAGAATTTTCAGCCAGATTCACAGATCTCCGTAATAGTCACACCCTGCCTAGCCGAtattaagaagaaaaaaaaacgctCGCAAAG GTATCTGGACTCATACGATGGATCCTATGACTACAACTCCACTGCATGCAAAGAGCTCAGGCAGGAGATTATGGATGTCAAAGTCCTGACCAT GGTGAAGACGTCGGAGCTGTTTGAGAGATGGAGGAACCTGCAGGTGTGCAAGTGGCAGCAAAACATGGTGGAGACCAACAACTTCAA GATGTCTCTGTCGCGGTGTTGTAATGCACCCTCCTTCCTGTTCACAACCAAGAGGAACACTCCAGCAGGCACCAAGCTGAGGTATGAGGTGGACACCAGTGGCATCCTGCCCATCAGTACTGAGGTCTTCAAGATGTTTCCTGAC GACATGCCATACTCCAAGTCTCAGTTTAAGAAATGTGCAGTTGTTGGAAACGGAGGAATCATCAAGAACAGCAAATGTGGGAAGGATATTGACTCGGCAGATTTCGTGTTTAG ATGCAACATACCACCCATCAACGAGAAGTACTCAGCTGATGTAGGTGCCAAAACGGATCTGGTGACGATTAATCCAAGTATTATAACGGAGAG ATTCCAGAAGCTAGAGAAGTGGCGGCGACCATTTTACGAGGTTCTTCAGAACTACGAGAACTCGTCAGTGGTCCTACCCGCCTTCTACAACACGCGTAACACTGATGTCTCCTTCCGGGTCAAGTACATGCTGGACGACTTTGACTCCCAGAGGGGTGTGTTCTTCTTCCACCCCCAGTACCTGCTCAATGTCCAGCGCTTCTGGACTGTCCAGGGTGTCCGTGCCAAACGCCTCAGCAGCGGCCTGATGCTAGTCACTGCCGCCATGGAACTGTGCGAGGAGGTCCACCTCTATGGCTTCTGGGCGTTTCCCATGAACCCCTCGGGCATTTTCATCACGCACCATTACTATGACAACGTCAAGCCCCGCCCCGGGTTCCACGCCATGCCCCATGAGATCTTTAACTTCATGCACATGCACACGCGAGGTATCCTCAATGTACACTCAGGACCTTGCACATGA